Proteins from one Mycobacterium adipatum genomic window:
- the trmD gene encoding tRNA (guanosine(37)-N1)-methyltransferase TrmD — protein sequence MRIDVVTIFPAYLDALHQALPGKAIQSGIVELGVHDLREWTHDVHRSVDDAPYGGGPGMVMKAPVWGAALDDICSAETVLVVPTPAGRPFTQATAQRWSNEAHLVFACGRYEGIDQRVADDAARRMRVEEVSIGDYVLAGGESAVLVMVEAVVRLLPEVLGNPASHQDDSHSNGLLEGPSYTRPARWRDLDVPQVLLSGDHAKIEAWRHEQSLQRTCERRPDLL from the coding sequence ATGCGGATCGACGTCGTCACGATCTTTCCCGCCTACCTCGACGCATTGCACCAGGCGTTGCCGGGCAAGGCTATTCAGTCCGGCATCGTCGAGCTCGGTGTGCACGACCTGCGCGAGTGGACTCACGATGTGCACCGCTCGGTGGACGATGCGCCCTACGGTGGCGGCCCCGGCATGGTCATGAAGGCCCCGGTGTGGGGCGCGGCGCTCGACGATATCTGCTCGGCGGAAACGGTTCTGGTGGTACCGACACCGGCCGGGCGGCCCTTCACCCAGGCCACCGCGCAACGGTGGAGCAACGAGGCGCACCTGGTGTTCGCGTGCGGCCGCTATGAGGGCATCGACCAGCGCGTCGCCGATGACGCGGCCCGCCGGATGCGGGTCGAAGAGGTGTCCATCGGCGACTACGTGCTGGCCGGCGGAGAATCCGCGGTCCTGGTGATGGTCGAGGCGGTGGTGCGGTTGTTGCCCGAGGTGCTGGGCAATCCTGCCTCGCACCAGGATGATTCACATTCGAACGGGTTGTTGGAAGGCCCCAGCTACACCCGGCCCGCGCGCTGGCGTGATCTCGACGTGCCGCAGGTTTTGCTCTCGGGTGATCACGCCAAGATCGAGGCGTGGCGCCACGAGCAGTCGCTGCAGCGCACCTGCGAACGCCGGCCTGATCTGCTCTAG
- the rimM gene encoding ribosome maturation factor RimM (Essential for efficient processing of 16S rRNA) yields MDLVVGRVVKAHGISGEVVVDVRTDDPDARFTPGARLRGFKRGGAQREFVIDSVREHGSRLLVRLAGIGDRNAADDVRGTVFLVSTDELPPIEDPDEFYDHQLVGLRVHTVDGTAVGTVTEVLHTAAGELLSVKTPEGAELLVPFVSAIVTAVSLAEGTVEIDPPDGLLNIEDL; encoded by the coding sequence ATGGACCTGGTCGTCGGTCGGGTCGTGAAGGCCCACGGCATCAGCGGCGAGGTCGTCGTCGACGTCCGCACCGATGATCCGGACGCCCGGTTCACCCCGGGCGCCCGGTTACGCGGATTCAAGCGCGGCGGTGCCCAGCGCGAATTCGTCATCGACTCGGTGCGTGAGCACGGCTCCCGCCTGCTGGTGCGGTTGGCCGGTATCGGCGATCGCAATGCCGCCGACGATGTCCGGGGCACCGTGTTCCTCGTCAGCACCGATGAGTTGCCGCCGATCGAAGACCCCGACGAGTTCTACGATCATCAACTCGTGGGCCTGAGGGTGCACACCGTCGACGGCACGGCCGTCGGCACCGTGACCGAGGTGCTGCACACCGCGGCCGGGGAACTGCTGTCGGTCAAGACACCTGAAGGCGCGGAGTTGTTGGTGCCGTTCGTCAGTGCCATCGTCACCGCGGTGTCCCTGGCCGAGGGCACCGTGGAGATCGATCCGCCCGACGGGCTGCTCAACATCGAAGATCTCTAG
- a CDS encoding RNA-binding protein, whose product MSTVVVDAVEHLVRGIVDNPDDVRVDLVTNRRGRTVEVHVHPDDLGKVIGRGGRTATALRTLVAGIGGRGIRVDVVDTDQ is encoded by the coding sequence ATGAGCACCGTCGTCGTCGACGCCGTCGAACACCTGGTTCGCGGGATCGTCGACAACCCCGACGACGTCCGCGTTGATCTGGTGACCAACCGGCGCGGACGCACCGTCGAGGTGCACGTGCATCCCGATGACCTGGGCAAGGTCATCGGCCGCGGCGGGCGGACCGCCACGGCGCTGCGCACCCTGGTCGCCGGTATCGGCGGCCGTGGGATCCGTGTCGACGTGGTCGACACCGACCAGTAG
- a CDS encoding nuclear transport factor 2 family protein, which produces MLSLEEISDRLEIQDLLVAYSTAIDKRRFDDLDRVFTADAYIDYRAMGGVDGRYPEVKAWLSQVLPNFPAYAHMLGNVDVSIDGDTATSRTLCFNPMVLGGDDGQVLFCGLWYDDEFVRTAEGWRMTKRVEEKCFDRVV; this is translated from the coding sequence GTGCTGAGCCTCGAAGAGATCTCCGACCGCCTGGAAATCCAGGATCTGCTGGTGGCGTACTCGACCGCCATCGACAAGCGCCGCTTCGATGACCTGGACCGGGTGTTCACCGCGGACGCCTACATCGACTACCGCGCCATGGGCGGGGTGGACGGCCGCTACCCGGAGGTGAAGGCCTGGCTGTCCCAGGTGCTGCCGAACTTCCCGGCCTACGCCCACATGCTCGGCAACGTCGACGTCAGCATCGACGGTGACACCGCGACCTCGCGGACGCTGTGCTTCAACCCGATGGTGCTGGGCGGGGACGACGGACAGGTGCTGTTCTGCGGGCTCTGGTACGACGACGAGTTCGTGCGCACCGCCGAGGGCTGGCGGATGACCAAGCGCGTCGAGGAGAAGTGTTTCGACAGAGTCGTCTGA
- a CDS encoding osmoprotectant NAGGN system M42 family peptidase yields MPAPRMPDADRDWMVDTLLSLLQTPSPSGRTDAVMQLIGEIFTDLGVPFTLTRRGALNAELPGDSDTVERAVVVHADTIGCMVRQLKDNGRLELIPVGTFSARFATGARVRIFTDDADEFFTGTVMPLKASGHAFGDEIDTQPTEWEHVEVRIDRKVSNVDDLRRLGFQVGDFVALIASPELTEDGFIVSRHLDGKAGVAVALALARNVMTQRTRLPHRTTIMVTITEEVGHGASHGLPPDVAELVSVDNAVCAPGQHSIEDGATIPMADLHGPFDYHLTRKLCRLADDRGIPYARDVFRYYRSDAAAAIEAGAATRAALVGFGLDGSHGWERTHIESLEAVYNLLQAWLHTPLTFAKWDAHAEGELRDFPSSKQPAPTEQWVPLSRGDHAEPGEWSGEHWPPSEGPVGGQS; encoded by the coding sequence ATGCCTGCGCCACGGATGCCGGATGCCGACCGCGACTGGATGGTCGACACCTTGTTGTCGTTACTCCAGACGCCCAGCCCGTCCGGGCGCACCGACGCCGTCATGCAGCTGATCGGCGAGATCTTCACCGACCTCGGTGTGCCGTTCACCCTGACCCGCCGCGGCGCGCTCAACGCCGAACTGCCCGGTGACTCCGACACCGTGGAGCGGGCGGTGGTGGTGCACGCCGACACCATCGGCTGCATGGTGCGCCAACTGAAGGACAACGGCCGACTCGAATTGATCCCGGTGGGCACGTTCTCCGCCCGGTTCGCCACCGGTGCGCGGGTCCGGATCTTCACCGACGACGCGGACGAGTTCTTCACCGGCACCGTCATGCCGCTGAAGGCATCCGGACACGCCTTCGGCGATGAGATCGACACCCAGCCCACCGAATGGGAACACGTCGAGGTGCGCATCGACCGCAAGGTGTCCAACGTGGATGATCTGCGGCGACTCGGTTTCCAGGTGGGCGACTTCGTGGCGCTCATCGCCAGTCCCGAACTCACCGAGGACGGCTTCATCGTCTCGCGGCATCTGGACGGCAAGGCCGGTGTCGCGGTGGCGTTGGCGCTGGCCCGCAACGTGATGACGCAGCGCACCAGGTTGCCGCACCGCACCACCATCATGGTGACCATCACCGAGGAGGTCGGGCACGGTGCCAGCCACGGGCTGCCGCCCGACGTCGCCGAGCTCGTCTCGGTCGACAACGCGGTGTGCGCTCCCGGGCAGCACTCCATCGAGGACGGCGCGACGATCCCGATGGCGGACCTGCACGGGCCGTTCGACTACCACCTCACCCGCAAGCTGTGCCGATTGGCCGATGACCGTGGCATCCCGTACGCACGTGACGTGTTCCGCTACTACCGCTCGGATGCGGCGGCGGCCATCGAGGCGGGAGCGGCGACCCGCGCGGCGCTCGTCGGCTTCGGTCTGGACGGCAGCCACGGCTGGGAGCGCACGCACATCGAGTCGCTCGAAGCCGTCTACAACCTGCTGCAAGCGTGGTTGCACACCCCGCTGACGTTCGCCAAGTGGGATGCCCACGCCGAGGGCGAGCTGCGTGACTTCCCGTCCTCGAAGCAGCCGGCGCCCACCGAGCAGTGGGTGCCGCTCTCGCGCGGTGACCACGCCGAGCCCGGTGAATGGTCGGGGGAGCACTGGCCCCCGTCTGAAGGCCCGGTGGGTGGCCAGAGCTAG
- the ngg gene encoding N-acetylglutaminylglutamine synthetase: protein MTPDEDADPREVIQDLGWGRLVFGQTFDDPGELGDALRAEASGRRDIGMYLDAPHVFVALNPQDFFIDPSFTYRLDLTVPLAYRPEDLPGVSVRRVESMADCAAINEIYLQCRMVPADVDLMWHNSQSEQHMIYLVAVDDATGAVVGTVTGIDHAQLFDDPDNGSSLWCLAVSPTLCRPGAGGLLVRSLVEEFIARGRAQMDLSVLHDNAGAIALYERMGFERVPELGVKRKNAINERLFAPAQPEEDLAQLNPYARIIADEAILRGIAVKVLDAQAGYLQLTHGGTTVTTRESLSELTNAVAMSRCDDKRIARKVVSEAGIVVPEGITATFGDDDHRFLARVGSVVVKPARGEQGAGITVGVTRHDDLDRALELANKHCPDVLIEERCEGEDLRVVVINGKVIAAAVRRPPEIIGSGKHTVAQLIEAQSRRRASATQGESTIPMDSVTKDTVADAGWAMDDVLPANEHLVVRRTANLHTGGTIVDVTDDLNPTLAKVAVDAADAIGIPVTGIDLIVPSVREDKYVFIEANERPGLANHEPRPTAQAFVDLLFPRTAATPWAWHPDPVEPPQ, encoded by the coding sequence ATGACCCCCGATGAGGACGCCGACCCCAGGGAGGTCATCCAGGACCTCGGCTGGGGCCGGTTGGTTTTCGGTCAGACCTTCGATGATCCCGGTGAGCTGGGCGACGCGTTGCGGGCCGAGGCCAGTGGACGACGCGATATCGGCATGTACCTCGACGCGCCGCACGTCTTCGTGGCGCTCAATCCGCAAGACTTCTTCATCGACCCGAGCTTCACCTATCGGCTGGATCTCACGGTCCCGCTGGCCTACCGCCCGGAGGACCTGCCCGGAGTCAGTGTGCGCCGCGTCGAGTCGATGGCCGATTGCGCCGCGATCAACGAGATCTACCTGCAGTGCCGGATGGTTCCCGCCGATGTGGACCTGATGTGGCACAACAGTCAGTCCGAGCAGCACATGATCTACCTGGTGGCCGTCGACGACGCGACCGGTGCCGTGGTCGGCACCGTGACCGGTATCGACCACGCCCAGCTCTTCGATGATCCCGACAACGGCTCGTCGCTGTGGTGCCTGGCGGTCAGCCCGACGCTCTGCCGGCCCGGTGCCGGCGGGTTGTTGGTGCGATCGCTGGTCGAGGAGTTCATTGCCCGCGGCCGTGCGCAGATGGATCTGTCTGTGCTGCACGACAATGCGGGCGCGATTGCGCTGTACGAGCGGATGGGCTTCGAGCGGGTGCCCGAGCTCGGGGTCAAGCGCAAGAACGCGATCAACGAGCGACTGTTCGCGCCCGCGCAGCCCGAGGAGGACCTGGCGCAGCTGAACCCGTACGCCCGGATCATCGCCGACGAGGCGATCCTGCGAGGTATCGCGGTCAAGGTGCTCGACGCCCAGGCCGGCTATCTGCAACTGACCCACGGCGGGACCACCGTCACGACACGCGAATCGCTGTCCGAACTCACCAACGCGGTCGCCATGAGCCGCTGTGATGACAAGCGCATCGCGCGCAAGGTGGTCAGTGAAGCGGGAATTGTTGTGCCCGAGGGCATCACCGCAACATTCGGCGATGACGATCACCGCTTCCTGGCCAGGGTCGGTTCCGTGGTGGTCAAACCGGCCCGCGGCGAGCAGGGTGCCGGCATCACCGTCGGCGTCACCCGGCACGACGATCTGGACCGGGCGCTGGAACTCGCCAACAAGCATTGCCCCGACGTGTTGATCGAAGAACGTTGCGAGGGCGAGGATCTGCGGGTTGTCGTGATCAACGGCAAGGTCATCGCGGCGGCGGTGCGTCGCCCGCCGGAGATCATCGGCAGCGGCAAGCACACCGTGGCCCAGCTCATCGAAGCGCAGAGCCGGCGCCGCGCCAGCGCCACCCAGGGCGAATCGACGATCCCGATGGACTCGGTCACCAAGGACACCGTCGCCGATGCGGGCTGGGCGATGGACGATGTGCTACCCGCCAACGAGCATCTGGTGGTGCGGCGCACCGCCAACTTGCATACCGGCGGAACGATCGTCGATGTGACCGACGACCTGAACCCCACCCTGGCCAAGGTTGCGGTGGACGCGGCGGACGCGATCGGCATCCCGGTCACCGGTATCGACCTCATCGTGCCCTCGGTGCGCGAAGACAAGTATGTCTTCATCGAAGCCAACGAGCGGCCCGGGCTGGCCAACCACGAACCCCGGCCCACCGCACAGGCTTTCGTTGACCTACTCTTTCCCCGAACCGCTGCCACGCCATGGGCGTGGCACCCCGACCCAGTGGAGCCGCCGCAGTGA